In Gossypium raimondii isolate GPD5lz chromosome 12, ASM2569854v1, whole genome shotgun sequence, a single window of DNA contains:
- the LOC105765727 gene encoding LOW QUALITY PROTEIN: dof zinc finger protein DOF5.6 (The sequence of the model RefSeq protein was modified relative to this genomic sequence to represent the inferred CDS: inserted 1 base in 1 codon), with product MGLTSLRVCMDSSDWLQGTMHEESEMDSSSLSGDMLTCSRPLVERRLRPQHEQALKCPRCESTHTKFCYYNNYSLSQPRYFCKTCRRYWTKGGTLRNIPVGGGCRKNKKVVSKKPNTDQSSNSNNNVVGSSNAHHHNPTHLHLSFPEMHLNNMLATHHAADGNFIGGNKYNSLLGNPMPIDFMESKLEAIVGSSRNYDFLGNGNEMGLVEGVGDMGIAPNLHGLCSQYGMSTIDGTGGGFMMLPYDTNEDQQHAIDVKPNNKLLSLEWKDQGYPDAGKDSYGYMNSLGSWPGVMNXYGPSTTNPLVISNQSL from the exons ATGGGTCTTACTTCATTGCGTGTTTGCATGGATTCATCTGATTGGCTTCAG GGGACGATGCACGAGGAGTCTGAAATGGATTCATCGTCATTATCAGGGGATATGCTGACATGTTCAAGGCCTTTGGTTGAAAGGAGGTTAAGACCTCAACATGAACAAGCTCTCAAATGTCCTAGGTGTGAGTCCACACACACAAAGTTTTGTTACTACAACAATTACAGCTTGTCTCAGCCAAGGTACTTCTGTAAGACTTGTAGGAGGTATTGGACCAAAGGGGGGACATTAAGGAACATTCCTGTTGGTGGGGGATGTAGGAAGAACAAGAAAGTTGTTTCTAAAAAACCAAATACCGACCAATCATCCAATTCCAACAACAATGTTGTTGGATCGTCTAATGCTCATCATCACAACCCTACTCACCTTCACCTATCATTCCCTGAAATGCACCTTAATAACATGCTTGCTACTCATCACGCTGCTGATGGTAACTTCATAGGCGGTAATAAATACAATTCTCTGCTTGGGAACCCAATGCCGATTGATTTCATGGAGAGTAAGCTGGAAGCCATAGTTGGGAGCTCGAGGAACTATGATTTTTTGGGGAATGGTAATGAAATGGGACTGGTTGAAGGAGTTGGGGATATGGGGATAGCACCCAATCTCCATGGTCTCTGCTCACAATATGGAATGTCAACCATTGATGGCACTGGGGGTGGTTTCATGATGCTACCTTATGATACAAATGAAGACCAACAACATGCAATCGATGTAAAACCAAACAACAAGCTCTTGTCTCTTGAATGGAAAGACCAAGGTTATCCTGATGCTGGAAAAGACAGTTACGGATACATGAATAGCCTGGGATCATGGCCTGGTGTAATGA ATTATGGACCCTCCACAACAAATCCATTAGTGATCTCAAACCAATCTCTGTAA